CACAGCCGGACTTCTTCTATATTACAGCGAAAAGGCATACGCTGGAGTCGTGTCCGACGGAAAGAACTTCACTATCTACAGAAACGCGGAAAACAGCTTTACCCTCCCTAACAAGTTGGGCAAACGCTTCCTCGCCAAGATACAGAATCAGGGAAACAGTGTCCGGATAGCAGTCAGCAAGGACGGCAAGGAATGGACTACGCTGGTAGAAAACATGGATGTATCTCAGCTGCACCATAACAACTACGGCGGCTTCTACGCTTTACGCATCGGACTGCTTTCCTCCGGAAAAGGCAGCGCCGGCTTCCGTCAGTTCCGTTACCGTAACGCCATCCCGCAGGAAAAGGACATGGGGGCTTACTTGATGGTCTTCCATAAAGACGAGACGCACAGCCTTTATATGGCCGTCAGTGACGACGGATATACATTTACTGCCTTGAACGACGGCAAACCGGTGATCGCCGGAGATACCATCGCCCTGCAAAAAGGTATCCGTGACCCGCACATCTTCCGTGGACCGGACGGAGCTTTCTACCTTTCCATGACCGACCTGCACATCTATGCGCAGAAAGACGGCTTCCGTGATACCGAATGGGAACGTGACGGAAAAGAATACGGCTGGGGAAACAACCGCGGACTCGTACTGATGAAATCGTGGGACCTGATCAACTGGAAACGTACCAATGCCCGTTTCGACCTGTTATCGGCAGGCTTGGGTGAAATCGGCTGCGTATGGGCGCCCGAAGTGACTTACGATGACAAGAAAGGTAAACTGATGATTTACTTCACCATGCGTTTCAAGAACGAGGCGAACAAACTGTACTATGTCTATGTCAATGATGACTTCGACCGGATAGAGACACTCCCGCAAATCCTCTTCGAGTATCCCAACGAGAAAATATCGGCTATCGACGGTGACATCACCAAGGTAGGCGACCGGTATCGCATGTTCTACGTTTCGCACGACGGAGGCGCCGGAATCAAACAGGCCGTGTCAGACCGAATCAACGGTGATTACGAATATGACCCTCGCTGGTACGACTTCGAACCCAGGGCCTGCGAAGCTCCCAACCTCTGGAAGCGTATCGGAGAAGACAAATGGGTATTGATGTACGACGTCTACGGCATCAACCCCCATAACTTCGCTTTCATCGAGACTTCCGACTTCGTGAATTTCAAGAACCTGGGACGTTTCAACGAAGGAGTGATGAAGACGACTAATTTCTCGTCGCCCAAACACGGCGCGGTGATCCATTTGACAAAAGAAGAAGCCGCCAAACTGAGAAGTCATTGGGAAAACAGGAAATAACAGAGTATCAGATCTTTTTTAGTGAATACATACTCTTTTTTTGCAGAGATCTTATATTATAATTTATACCATGAAACATTTACTTCTACTATTTAGTGTATTATTATTATCATTGCAGCCGGCCGCATTTGCCGCAACGCATGAAACGACTGCTACTCCCGATTCAGTATCCCTTTTTGCCTACGCCACCCGAGGTGACGACGGCCGTAGCGGACTCCGCTTTGCATGGAGCATGGACGGAAAACATTGGTTTGAAATAGGACGAAACTACGGCTATCTTCGTTGCGATTACAGCCGTTGGGGATCGCAGAAGAAGATGCTCGACCCGAATCTGAAACAACTCCCCGGCGGGGAATGGCTCTGTGTCTGGAAGTTGAACGACCACGATGGATACGGTCAGGCCAGATCAAAAGACCTGATCTACTGGGAAGCTCAGCAATATCCCCGTACGACTTCCGATTTTGAAGGAACAAGAGTCAAAGCAAAGATTGCCGGACACGAAGAAACGGGAACTGTCAGCCAAGTGCCCTGGTCGGTAGTGGACGGACTGACCCAAACCTACGAACGGAACCAATACCGTAACTCCCTGTATGGCGAACGCCCTGTACAGGATAAAGAACGCTTTGCCGGACTGAAATCGGTCAAAGCCACCGTCACAGCACAACCGGAAGAAACAAAAGAAATCAGCGACTTATTGATGGGTATCTTCTTCGAAGACATCAACTACTCCGCCGACGGCGGCCTGTATGCCGAACTGATCCAGAACCGGGACTTCGAATACGAGCCGTCCGACCGTGAAGGGGACAAGAACTGGAACAGCACCCATTCATGGAAGCTGGAAGGAGAAAACGCCACCTTTACCATATCGACTTCGGACCCTATCCATCCGAACAATCCGCATTATGCCGTCTTGAAGACGAACCAGCCGGGAGCCGCCCTGACCAACACCGGTTTTGACGGAATCGCCCTTAAAGCAGGCGAGAAATATGATTTCTCCCTGTTTGCCCGTATCCCGGAAGGTAGCAAGTCCGGAAAACTACTGGTACGCCTCGTAGATGCCGACGGCACCGTACAGGGTGAAACGACAGTTACCGTCTCTTCCCGTTCGTGGAAAACGTATAAAGCAGTGCTGACAGCGAAAGCGTCCGCCGATACCCATCTGGAACTTCACCCGCAATCGGCAGGTGAAATCGAACTGGATATGATTTCTCTCTTCCCGCAGAATACATTCAAAGGCAGAAAGAACGGTTTGCGTCCCGACCTTGCACAGACACTTGCCGATATGCACCCGCGCTTTGTCCGTTTCCCCGGAGGCTGCGTGGCTCATGGAGACGGTTTGAAGAACATCTATCAATGGAAAAACACCATCGGACCGCTGGAAGCCCGTAAACCTGCCCGTAACCTTTGGGGATATCATCAGAGCATGGGACTGGGTTATTATGAATACTTCCAGTTCTGCGAAGATATAGGTGCGGAACCGCTTCCGGTGCTGGCGGCAGGTGTACCTTGTCAGAATTCCGCTTGTCATGGCGATTTGAGAGGCGGTCAGCAAGGCGGTATCCCGATGAGCGAGATGGGTGCTTACATTCAGGATATCCTCGACCTGATAGAATGGGCGAACGGTGATGCAAAGAAAACCAAATGGGGCAAGATACGTGCCGAATCCGGTCATCCGAAGCCTTTCAATCTGAAATATATCGGCATCGGCAATGAAGACTTGATCACCGATGTCTTCGAAGAACGCTTCACGATGATATACCTTGCTATCAAAGAGAAATATCCGGAGATAATCGTTGTCGGCACAGTAGGTCCTTTCAATGAGGGAACAGACTATGTGGAAGGCTGGAAACTGGCGGACAAACTCGGTGTTCCGATGGTAGACGAACATTATTATCAGTCTCCGGGATGGTTCCTGCACAATCAGGACTTCTATGACAAGTACGACCGCTCTAAAAAGACGAAAGTATATCTGGGCGAATATGCCACTCACATCCCCGGACGCAGAGCGAATATGGAAACAGCTTTGACCGAAGCACTTTATCTGGCTGCTTTGGAACGGAATGGAGATGTAGTGCACATGAGTTCTTATGCTCCTCTGCTGGCAAAAGACGGGCGGACGCAGTGGAATCCGGACCTGATCTACTTCAACAATCGGGAAGTAAGACCGACAACGGGATACTATGTGCAGAAACTGTACGGTCAGAACGCAGGCGACCATTACATCCCTTCACAGATAAACCTTGATAATCAGGACGGTCGCGTAAAACTCCGTGTTGGTTCTTCCATCGTTCGTGATAGTAAGACGGGGGATGTGATTGTGAAACTGGTGAATCTGTTGCCCGTCAGCATAGAGACGGATGTCCGGTTGCCGGGAATGGATGGTATCCAGTCTTCCGCTACGCGGACTGTACTGGCAGGTGCACCCGAGACGACTCCGCTTCCGGTGACGGATACGATAGAGGCAGGAACCAGCTTCAAGCAGGAATTGCCTGCTTATTCGTTCACGGTCATCCGCTTGAAGACACAAAAGGGAAAAAATAAGCAATAAACTGGTTTTCAATAGGGGTTAGTTTATTTTGGGGGAGGGGTGCTCACCTATCATCTCCCCCTGTGGGTAGGGGCTGACTAAAAAGTCAATAGTATCCTAAATCTCCTCCTTCGGGAAGGAAGAGTACCCGTAGGGGGAGGTGGTAGGTGAATACATAATCCTGTCATTTACAAAGAAATAGGAACAAACATTATTTTTCCTACCACCTCGGTCTTCGACCACTCCTCCTTCCCGAAGGAGGAGATTCGAGATAGAATCGACTTTTTAGTCAGTCCAGGTTTAGGTATTATTGACTTTTGTACCTTCTCTTTTCTTCTTCATAATAGAAAAGATGGTTTTCATCTTTCACCGAATGGGTAGTTCGTTTGCTGTCTATAGTGTAATCAGCCGTAAGATAGTACTAAAGTTCTCTTTAACCTCTTGCATCTTTGCTTTTTCCTATAGGGAAAGTAGGAATAAGACACCGATATCTTTAGTTGTTCACGGCCGTGAACAGGTCTGATCACATCCGTGAAGAGCATTGCTCACGGTCGTGATCAACTCTTGCCACGGCCGTGAACAACTAACAATATCAGTGTCTTAATGGAAGAATAAAGGCACTATAAGTGAAAGATACCGGTAGTATATGGTATTTGTTGTATAAGGTTAGGGGCTGGATATAGGGGAACGTAATAAGTAACAAGTAATAGGATGGGGAAAGGTGACAATAAAATGTGTGATGTATGGCTATTGTCACCCTATTATCACCACTTATTATCACCCAATGATGGCTAATAATCAGTAGGTTATCCTCAAAAGGTGATAAGTGACAATAAGAAGTATGTTTTTTACTAAGGAACACGAGTTCGATATAATCCAACAAGATGGACCATATCGAACTCGTGTTAGTTATCTGATTATCGTCAGTTTATAGCTTGGCAATCACTTTCTTACCTCTATAGGAGATGGATTTGTCAAAGGTGGTTGAATCTCCGTCGCCACAGCCTTTTCCCGGTTCTACAACTATGAGGTTGAATTTGCGGCTTTTCAGCATTCCTTTATAGCTGCCTTTCCGGTCGTCGATGGTCAGTGTACGGTCTTGGTCGTTCCATTTCAAGGTGATGGTGGAGTAAGCTCCCTTTTCGTAGTTATAATTGTCGAACTCATCTTCGTAAAGGGTAAATTCCGCGTTCGCTCCCGGATAGATACGGATGGTCAGATTGTCCCATTTCTTTTCCGTAGAGTATTGCACGGCGGTCCCCCAGGGGAGAATAGAGCCGGCACGGACGTAGATCGGCATAATGTCAATCGGGACTTCACGTTGCAGGGTCTGTCCGCCTTCCAGTGTTTGCCCGGTCCAGAAGTCGATCCAGCGGGCACCTTGGGGAAGGTAAACATCGGTCTTTCCGATTTTGCTCATGTCTTTCTGATGACCGTTTTGCTTCTTGTCTTGCCATGTATACAATGAATCCGTCACCGGGCGAACCAGGAAGTTGCGTCCGAACATATATTCGGTGTCCATATCGAGCACTTTCTTGTCTTTCGGGAAGTCCATCATGAGAGGGCGCATGATGCTGCCTGCTTTGCTGGTCACTTCCCAGGAAGTGCTGTAGATGTATGGTAACAGGCGGTAACGTAAGTGAGTGTATTTTTCCAGTGCATCGTATGACCAGTCGCCTTTCTTGCCGAACTGGTAGATTTCTACGGCTACCGGACTGGAATTGTGTGAACGCATGATCGGCTGGAATACTCCCCACTGATACCAGCGGACGTGCAGTTCATGATAGGCGATGTTGTTTACGTTATTGTTATATCTCCATGCGAAGAAGCCACCTAGGTCTGTGTTCCAGTACGGGATGCCGCATAACGCATAGTTCAGTCCTGCCGCTAGTTGCTTGCGCATGACGGACCATTCGGAAGTTACGTCTCCGCTCCATGAATGGGAAGCATACCGTTGCTGTCCGAGGAAGGAGGAACGGGTAAGCAGGAATACGCGTTTGTCGGAAGTAGTGGCGCGTTGGTGTTCGTATACGCCTTTGTTGGACATTAAGGGGAAGGCGTTGTGTACCCTGCGGAAAGAACCCAGATAAGTCTGCGTGTTGAAGTCCTGGTCTTTGATATCCATATGGTCCGGTTCGGTGGAGTCGAGCCACCAGGCGTCCATGCCGAGGTCGAAGATGTTCTTTTTCATTGCTTCCCAGTAGATGTCCCGTGCTACCGGATTATACGGGTCATAAGGTTTTACTCCGGCTTTGGGCGGCCACGTTTCGAAGTGGAGCAGTGCTTTCAGACTGTCCATCTTCTGATACATTTCTGTCCACGGGCCGAAGGAGGCCCATACGGAGATCATGATGTGGGCGTTCTGCTTGTGCACGTAGTCGATCATTTCTTTGGGGCTTTTGATGCGGGGAGTGCCGTAGTCGGCGTTTTTGTCTTCTCCGTTCGGGAGGAATTTCATGTATTCCGGGTCACCCATCTTATTGATGTAGCGGGGATTCTGGAATTTCATGGAGTTCCAGTTCTCGTTGCAGCCCCAGTATTGCCAGTCTTGGATGATTCCATCCAGAGGAACTTTCAGCTCCCGGTATTTGTCTACGACTTCGCACAGTTCGTCCGGACTTTTGTAGCGTTCGCGGCATTGCCAGAAGCCCAGTGTCCAGAGAGGATACAACGGGGCTTGTCCGGTCAGGTCGCGTACTCCGGCTATGACTCCGTCGGCGTTGCCGCCGTAGATGAAGTAGTAGTCGGCACAGTCGCCTACTTCCGAGTCGAAGGAGGTTTCTTGCGGATTGTCGAGGAAGGTGGTAGGAGAGTAATTGTCCCAGTAGAGGGCATAGCCTTTGATGGAGTGGATGAAGGGGATACAGATACTCATGTTCTGGTTGCGGAGAAAGAGTTTCTGATTGCGTTGGTTCACTTTGCCGGTCTGCTGTTGCCCCAGACCGTAGATCACTTCGTCCTTATCCAGCAGGAAAGCCTGACGGACATTGTAGGAGGGGACGCCTGCGTCATTGAAAGGGGTAAACTGTGTACCGTAGTCTTTGTCGGTCAGCAGCCGTTGCCCTAGTTTGTCAAAGAAGTGGATGCCGCCTGTTTCGGGGTTCACTTCCACTTGTATCATCTGACTGCTCAATGTTACATTTTTCCCGTTTTCACCGAAGGAAACCGGGGTTTGTTCCGGTGCTTTGATGACAACGAGGCTTTCTTTGTCGGAAGCTGTCTCGCCGGGCGTTTTATATACCCGGATGATGGAAGGCGAATAAAATTCTACACTGACGTTCATCCCTTGTGCTGCATACTTGATGCCTTGGGAAGTGCGTTGTACGTTTTGTGCCGTACCGTTTGCGGCAATGATCATGGCCCATGCCAACAGGATGCCTGTTTTTCTTAGATTCATTTTCATGGTTTCTTTAAGTGCTTTATGATACGGCAAAGGTAGGATGGAAGGACGTTTTGCGGACAATAGCTATGTTGAAACAAACAACAATCAGGTTGATTTCTTCGCTTTCTCCGTATATTCCGAGGGACGGCATCCATACATTTCTTGAAAACATTTGCTTAGGTAGCTGGAACTGCTGAAGCCGGTACGCTCCGCTATTTCGGTTACGCTCAGTTTGCCTTCGGCAAGTAGTTGCGCTGCTCGTTGGAGGCGGATGTTGCGGATAAAGAGGCTGGGGGACTGGTCGAGCAAAGTCACCAGTTTGCGGTAGAGTCCGGTGCGTTCCATGCAGAGGTCACGGCTTAGTTGCTCTACGGAGTAGCCGTTGACGTCAAGGTTCTTTTCTACCAGTTCTATCGCTTGCACTAAAAAGGCGGATTCTGCACTGTCCGGTTCTATGCCGTTTGGCTTTTCATTATCATCTGCCGTTTCGTTCCTGTCGCAGACGGAAGGGTGGCTTTTCTTCTCCGAACGGGCTTTCTGTTCGGCTTCATAGCTGTTGCATTGCTCTATCAGGTTGCGGATGCGGAGCAGCAGGATTTCTTCTTTATGTTGCTGTTTCATCTTTTTCTTGGTCTGATAGATATAGAGGCGGATGCTTGCTAAGACAATCAGTAACACGAAGGCCGTATACAGAACGTAGGCGGTAGTCGTTTTCCACCAGGGAGCGTGGATAGTGACGTGTATCTTTGTGATGTTATCGTTCCATTGTAACAGGTTGTCGGATGCAGCGACTTTGAATGTATAATCTCCCGGCGGTAGATTGGTATAGGATGCCTGCAGGATGCCGTTGCCGACTGTTGCATTCCCTTGTCCGCTGGCGAAAGCGTTCATCCATTGTTTGTCGATGCCTTCCAGTTGGTAGCGGTAGTAGGTGCGTTCGCTGTTCACGTAGTTCAGTGCCGAACATTCGAAGGTCAGAAAGTTCTGGTTGTAGTCCAGTTCTAGGTCCTTTGTGTAAGGGGCGGCTTGTGGCAGGATGATGCGGTTTCCGTACTTTTCTCCCGTGTTTACTTTTTCACCGTAGAGATGTAAGTTGGTGAAAACCGGTTTGTAAGGCAGGCCCGGAGTGGCGGATTTATGGTCGGGACGGAAAATGGTAAAGCCGTCGATGCCTCCGAAATAGAGTGTACCGTCCGAAGACTCAAAGATAGCTCCCTGTATATATTCCTCTTCTAAAGCCCCGTCCAGTTGATTGAAGTTGGTAAAGCCGATTTCCTGATTCTCCGGATTGATATGGATGCGTGAAATGCCATTGCTGGTAGTTACCCAGATATAGTTGTTTCTGTCTTCGATGATTGATTGTACGAAGTTATTGCTCAGTCCGTTTTCACGATAGAAAATGCGGTGGGCTTGTTTATTAGGTGAGGCGGATTGATTATCTGCTGTTTGTGTGGTCGGTTTGCTGTCCGGTGTTTGCTCTTGATCGGTGAAGAGTTCCAGTCCATCGGCTGTCCCTGCCCATGTCCAGCCCCGTGTGTCGGTGCATAGAGCGGTGTATGATTGGCCTCTGTAATATTTGTTTCCCCCCCTTTGATCTAATTCCTTTGCCAATTCTGCAGAGACCGATGAGGCTGGTACAGGTAGCAGAGTCCGTGAACCGTCCTGATCGACAGCTAACTGATAGATTGTGGAATGGCTTTTCAGATAGATATTGCCGTTATCATCTTCTGCAAAAGCTTTGACAGCGACATCCTCTTCCGGTGATGCGGGGAAAGCAGTGCGGCTGACGTGAATCAGTTTGTGTGTGGCAGGATGATGATAGAGTAATCCCCGATTGAGTGTGCCGACCCATAACCCGCCTTGGGCATCCTGAAAGATGGTGCTGACTTCGGTCGAAACGAGCTTTCCCTTCTTTGTTTCCAGTACGGGGATGTATTGCTGTTCCCTGCTTTCGAGGTCGATGATCCAGAAACCGTGGACACAACTGATATATGCTTTATCGCCCTGTGGAGTGATGATCAGGGTGTTGAGCGTGTAGTTCTGTTCGAACAGCTTTTCCCATGTCCGGTTTTGGGGATTAAAGTAGAAGAATCCTCCTTTGCGGCCGTTGCGTAACTGGTAGAATCCTTTTTTGCTTTTGACAACGAGAGAAGTACGGTTGAAGTTCTCCTGTTCGGAGGCGGGATAAGCAGCTCTGTCATACAACTGTTTCCCGGTTTTCGGGTCGTAGCAAACGACTTCACCGGTATGATAGAATAGGTAAACCGCAAGTTCATCCGAATGTATGTCCTGTAGCTTTCGATGTTCATTCTCCGGCAGGGTGAGACGGATGCCTGTTTCCAGTTCCCGCAACTCTTGGGAAGTAAGTAGCCAGATACGTCCCGAATTGTCGACGAAAAGGTCTTCTACCGGTTCGTGTATCTCTTTTCTGCGGAAATAGGAGTCAAGGTGAGGTATGTATTTTTCTTGATGGAGATCGATGCACATCAGTTTATGATAATCTTTAATCCATAGGAGTGAATCTCCGCATTGATAGATGCGGTAACATCCTTCATACTGTTTCAGCGGGGAAACGTCTTCTGCCGTGCGGTGAAGGTAGCTGAAATGTAAGCCGTCATACAGATTGACATTCCCGTTGGTGGTGAATACCATTCTTCCGTCGGGGAGTTGGAGTATGTAGCGTATTTGGTTGTCGCTCAATCCTTGTGCCGTGTTGATCGATGTAAACAGGAAGTCGTTGGCGTCCACCGTCAGTGTCATCCTGATACACAGGAGGAGGAATAGTAGTATTCGGGTGTTTTTCTGGTTATTTGCCGCCATTGGGATAAGGATTATGATGTTCGATGATGCAAAGATAAAAAAAGTCGGGGTTATACTTGGATAAACTGTTCTTTTTGTAAAGGGTTTCGGGAGGGAATGTCTGCATATCAATCAAAAAAGGGGGGAAATCATGCAAACGATGAAAGTTTGTATGCGAATATAATTATATTCTCTATTTTTGCTTTTGTTACAATGAGGACATTTAATCATAAAAGAAAAATAATATTATGAAGAAACTTGTAAGCACTTTGACAGCGATTCTTGGTATAAGCACTCTTGCAGCACAGGATGTGGTTGTAAAAGGACCGGACGAAAAGTTGCAGTTGGCGGTATTTGTGCAAAACGAGACGAAGCCTTGTTATTCTGTGAGTTACAACGGAAAGACGATGTTGGAAAAGTCTCCTTTAGGCATGAATACCAATATCGGTGATTTTACGAAGAATCTTAAACTGACCGGACATTCCGTCGACAAGATCGATACTGTTTATCAACAGACACGTATCAAAGTTTCCAACGTACATTACCGTGCCAATGAACTGACTTGTCATTTAGAGAATGAGCAGGGACAAAAGCTGGGAGTTATTTTTCGGGTGAGTGATAATGATGTGGCTTTCCGCTATACTTTGCCGCATCAGGGAGGAAAAGCGAGTGTGACGGTGAAGGAAGAACAAACAGGTTTCCGCTTTCCGGAGCAGACTACTACTTTCTTGTGTCCGCAGAGCGATGCGATGATTGGCTGGAAACGTACGAAACCCAGTTATGAAGAAGAATATAAAGCGGATGCGCCGATGAGCGACCGTTCGCAGTACGGACATGGGTATACGTTCCCTTGTTTGTTTCGTATAGGAAATGACGGTTGGGTGCTGGTCAGCGAGACGGGTGTGGACAGTCGTTATTGCGGTTCACGTTTGAGTGATGTGAGTGAAGGGAATTTATATACGGTCGCCTTTCCGATGGCGGAAGAAAATAATGGAAACGGAACGGTCGCTCCTGCTTTTGCACTGCCCGGCGCTACTCCGTGGCGTACCATCACAGTGGGAGATCATCTGAAGCCGATTGTAGAAACAACCGTTCCGTGGGATGTGGTAAGCCCGCTTTATGAAACAAAACATGATTATCGTTTCGGGCGTGGCACGTGGAGCTGGATTCTTTGGCAGGACGGCAGTATCAACTATGATGATCAGGTACGTTACATTGATTTTGCTTCGGCTATGGGATATGAGTATGCGTTGATCGATAACTGGTGGGATACTAGAATCGGGCATCAGCGTATGAAGTCGCTGGTTGAGTATGCACGCGATAAAGGTGTCGAGTTGTTCTTGTGGTATAGTTCTTCCGGCTATTGGAATGACATTGAACAGGGACCGGTGAACCGAATGGATAATGCAATCATTCGTAAACGTGAAATGAAATGGCTGCAAAGTCTCGGTGTGAAGGGAATCAAGGTTGATTTCTTCGGCGGTGACAAGCAGGAGACAATGCGGCTGTATGAAGATATTCTGAGTGATGCGGACGATCACGGATTGATGGTGATTTTCCACGGTTGCACATTACCTCGCGGATGGGAGCGTATGTATCCGAATTATGTGGGCAGTGAAGCAGTGCTGGCTTCGGAAAATATGGTGTTCAATCAGCATTTCTGTGATGAGGAAGCGTTCAATACTTGCCTGCATCCGTTTATCCGCAATACGGTGGGATCGATGGAGTTTGGCGGCTGCTTTCTGAATAAGCGCCTGAACCGTAATAACGACGGCGGTACAACACGCCGGACTACGGACGTGTTCCAGTTGGCGACTACCGTTCTGTTGCAGAATCCGGTTCAAAACTTTGCACTGGCTCCTAACAATCTGAAAGATGTTCCGGCTGTTTGCATGGACTTTATGAAGCGGGTGCCCACAACGTGGGATGAGACACGGTTTGTCGATGGCTATCCGGGGAAGTATGTGGTGTTGGCCCGTCGTCAGGGAGATACCTGGTATCTGGCAGCTGTAAATGCCGGCAAAGAACCGCTGAAACTAAAACTGGATTTGGAAATGTTTGCCGGAAAGACGGTGGCTCTTTATAAGGATGATAAAAAGGGAGAACCGGAGTTAACGTCACTGAAAGTGAAGGAAAACGGTAAGGTGCAGTTGGAAATCCGCCCTCAAGGAGGTATTCTTTGTATAAAGTAGCCTGTCAATATGGTTTATTTGTAAATGCTGTTACTTTAAATATCGGTATTGTCTTATCGTAAATCGTATTTATCCTATTAAACTTACCAGAAAAAAAGTACGTTTGCATTGTCTTATTCAACTGTAATTTTTGTATGAATCAGGCATTAACTTTGGATAATAGATAATAGTATGCAAAAACAGATCTTTTTTAGTTTTGTGCTGGTAATGATGTTGGTAGGGAAAGTGAAAGCTCAGCACAATAATCCTTTTGGCAATGCATTGATTCCGGATATGATTGCCGATGCGAGTATTCAGGAAATTAATGGTGTCTTTTATTGCTATG
This sequence is a window from Bacteroides thetaiotaomicron VPI-5482. Protein-coding genes within it:
- a CDS encoding glycoside hydrolase family 31 protein, with protein sequence MKMNLRKTGILLAWAMIIAANGTAQNVQRTSQGIKYAAQGMNVSVEFYSPSIIRVYKTPGETASDKESLVVIKAPEQTPVSFGENGKNVTLSSQMIQVEVNPETGGIHFFDKLGQRLLTDKDYGTQFTPFNDAGVPSYNVRQAFLLDKDEVIYGLGQQQTGKVNQRNQKLFLRNQNMSICIPFIHSIKGYALYWDNYSPTTFLDNPQETSFDSEVGDCADYYFIYGGNADGVIAGVRDLTGQAPLYPLWTLGFWQCRERYKSPDELCEVVDKYRELKVPLDGIIQDWQYWGCNENWNSMKFQNPRYINKMGDPEYMKFLPNGEDKNADYGTPRIKSPKEMIDYVHKQNAHIMISVWASFGPWTEMYQKMDSLKALLHFETWPPKAGVKPYDPYNPVARDIYWEAMKKNIFDLGMDAWWLDSTEPDHMDIKDQDFNTQTYLGSFRRVHNAFPLMSNKGVYEHQRATTSDKRVFLLTRSSFLGQQRYASHSWSGDVTSEWSVMRKQLAAGLNYALCGIPYWNTDLGGFFAWRYNNNVNNIAYHELHVRWYQWGVFQPIMRSHNSSPVAVEIYQFGKKGDWSYDALEKYTHLRYRLLPYIYSTSWEVTSKAGSIMRPLMMDFPKDKKVLDMDTEYMFGRNFLVRPVTDSLYTWQDKKQNGHQKDMSKIGKTDVYLPQGARWIDFWTGQTLEGGQTLQREVPIDIMPIYVRAGSILPWGTAVQYSTEKKWDNLTIRIYPGANAEFTLYEDEFDNYNYEKGAYSTITLKWNDQDRTLTIDDRKGSYKGMLKSRKFNLIVVEPGKGCGDGDSTTFDKSISYRGKKVIAKL
- a CDS encoding family 43 glycosylhydrolase, encoding MKKLLLFILLVCATVQAYSQEYPKVVLSGDYPDPSVMRDGEDYYMTHSPFYYAPGFLIWHSRDLMNWEPVCRVMPEYEGSAMAPDLLKYKGKYYIYYPAKGTNWVIWANDIKGPWSKPIDLKVSGIDPGHIADQEGNRYLYVDKGEVIRLTDDGLATIGQKQKVYEGWRYPNHWETECMCLESPKLNYHNGYYYLTSAQGGTAGPATSHMAVAARSKSVTGPWENSPYNPVVHTYSAHDNWWSKGHGTLIDDVNGNWWIVYHAYAKGYHTLGRSTLIEPIEWTADGWYRTKSTATPIKTDPSIKHGLSLSDDFEGPEPGLQWTFWKEYAPQSLSFKKQTLWIDAKGSTPSDARLLLATAEDKNYETQVEVNVGKGNTAGLLLYYSEKAYAGVVSDGKNFTIYRNAENSFTLPNKLGKRFLAKIQNQGNSVRIAVSKDGKEWTTLVENMDVSQLHHNNYGGFYALRIGLLSSGKGSAGFRQFRYRNAIPQEKDMGAYLMVFHKDETHSLYMAVSDDGYTFTALNDGKPVIAGDTIALQKGIRDPHIFRGPDGAFYLSMTDLHIYAQKDGFRDTEWERDGKEYGWGNNRGLVLMKSWDLINWKRTNARFDLLSAGLGEIGCVWAPEVTYDDKKGKLMIYFTMRFKNEANKLYYVYVNDDFDRIETLPQILFEYPNEKISAIDGDITKVGDRYRMFYVSHDGGAGIKQAVSDRINGDYEYDPRWYDFEPRACEAPNLWKRIGEDKWVLMYDVYGINPHNFAFIETSDFVNFKNLGRFNEGVMKTTNFSSPKHGAVIHLTKEEAAKLRSHWENRK
- a CDS encoding alpha-L-arabinofuranosidase C-terminal domain-containing protein, translated to MKHLLLLFSVLLLSLQPAAFAATHETTATPDSVSLFAYATRGDDGRSGLRFAWSMDGKHWFEIGRNYGYLRCDYSRWGSQKKMLDPNLKQLPGGEWLCVWKLNDHDGYGQARSKDLIYWEAQQYPRTTSDFEGTRVKAKIAGHEETGTVSQVPWSVVDGLTQTYERNQYRNSLYGERPVQDKERFAGLKSVKATVTAQPEETKEISDLLMGIFFEDINYSADGGLYAELIQNRDFEYEPSDREGDKNWNSTHSWKLEGENATFTISTSDPIHPNNPHYAVLKTNQPGAALTNTGFDGIALKAGEKYDFSLFARIPEGSKSGKLLVRLVDADGTVQGETTVTVSSRSWKTYKAVLTAKASADTHLELHPQSAGEIELDMISLFPQNTFKGRKNGLRPDLAQTLADMHPRFVRFPGGCVAHGDGLKNIYQWKNTIGPLEARKPARNLWGYHQSMGLGYYEYFQFCEDIGAEPLPVLAAGVPCQNSACHGDLRGGQQGGIPMSEMGAYIQDILDLIEWANGDAKKTKWGKIRAESGHPKPFNLKYIGIGNEDLITDVFEERFTMIYLAIKEKYPEIIVVGTVGPFNEGTDYVEGWKLADKLGVPMVDEHYYQSPGWFLHNQDFYDKYDRSKKTKVYLGEYATHIPGRRANMETALTEALYLAALERNGDVVHMSSYAPLLAKDGRTQWNPDLIYFNNREVRPTTGYYVQKLYGQNAGDHYIPSQINLDNQDGRVKLRVGSSIVRDSKTGDVIVKLVNLLPVSIETDVRLPGMDGIQSSATRTVLAGAPETTPLPVTDTIEAGTSFKQELPAYSFTVIRLKTQKGKNKQ